In the genome of Mytilus edulis chromosome 14, xbMytEdul2.2, whole genome shotgun sequence, the window agacaactctccataagagaccaaaatgacacaaaattaacaactataggtcgccgtacatccttcaacaatgagcaaagcccataccgcatattcagctataaaaggccccgaattgaCAATTTAACGATTTTTTTCACAAAGAAGACTACACTTGTCATTTCATCATATACCCTCAACACACCCATTGCATTAAAGATTGCCAACCGCAAGGGTATAATAGACTTTTATCCTTAAGAATGTAAAATCAAACccttttattttgttatgttcATTGATATATAGTCGGTTAAAACATGTCctttattaatttgtttgaatAAAAATCAGATTTAAGATAAAGATGCAACGTATTTGATTTACGCTTTCATTTCTAAGGAAGAAAGGCGAGCAATTGTTTGGTTTATGATCTTACCTGCAATAGTGCTCTGGTACTTTTCTTTGAACTGATCCCTCGTGAATCGTAGGGCAACGGAAGTCTTGCCCACGTTGAAATCTCCTATAATAACTGTTTTTGCTCTATGGACGGAACTCTGTGCTAGCTGATTGCTGAATCGGTCAACCATATCAAAACTGATTTCTGTACTGAAAGAGGTTAATAAGTCGATACATGAATAGGAAAATGGacgaataaataaataaataaatagatagattgataaataaatgaatgaagtGGAAATTGTTTTATACATCTTTTAACTTCTCATTAATATGGaacttcagtggcggatccagggggggggatCCGGGGgttgaaccccctttttttttggctgatcaatgcatttgaatgggagcatatagttggaaccccccccccccccccccccttttactctgggttgggaaccccccttttttaaaatggctggatccgcgcctgaactTAATTGATTTTGTACACATCTACTTCTAGTTCTACAAAATACAGTTATAGTATCAATATTGTTTGgggttttctttttctttgtactTTGTTGATGTTATCCATCACCAGTGTAAATCGTCGATACATGAGGTAGCGTTGTTAACGCCTAGCAACACATTAACTAAAGctgataaggatattttgaacTTGTTATTATAGGTGTTAATTCTGCTCCTTATTGAAGGCTTACTTGCACGGAGATGAAGAACCGCAATACAGTGCATAGATTTGAGTCATGAataaatatacacatgttgtcatcTTCCATAGTTTAATGGAAAACTCTTGGCTTTTTAATTTAAATCCGCACCTGATTAATAAAGTCAGGTTTAgattttttctaacattttttaGTTTGTTTAAAAATTAGTTGCACAAGTTgaaaaatagtataaaatatcCGACTTAAGTCCATATTCACAGACAAATAGGATATGCAAAATCTGAAGTCTTCTCgaaaaatatgttgttgttcctgcagATAAAGCTTCAAACAATATTAGCTGTTTAATGCAAATCCTATTACTACAAACCGTGTCTCATAAAAGAATTAATGATTATTTAATGATCATTAAAGCAGAGGAATATCTTGTTTTGGTTGGATACATAAAATCTATCAAAATCTTCGATTTTTCCACATGTATCCCCATACcacatgaaaaatttaaatacCGTCTGAAAGAAATATCCATAATGCTTTCCTCCAAACAAACTGGTTCTATACGGTATACATTTATTGTTTTGGGGTATATAAGTCTGCATATTGAGTTAAAATGAGACCGAAAAAAAAACATGCTACACAAAAGAACGCGTGATCAGTATGATGGAGTTTCCCCATTGGCAACACTTGTTTAATTTGGAGGTAGAACGTTCTACAGGTTATCGGTTTTCAAATGGGAACCAACTATGCACCTCTCCTGGCCtatcttttcttattttcatgaTTCGTTCTTTTTTCGGGCACTTGTAAAAACACAAAGATCGAAGAAGTTAGTTcatatgattaaaaaatacttgtaaattattaaatgatgtggtttttttttaaacattcaaaaCTTCAAAGATACAGCTTCCTCCGTCATAATTCTAGACATTCGCATCGATACTGATAACAGCGGTGATGTCAGTACCATAATCTGTGGCAAACGAGACGATTTCatttttaacaagaatgtgtccccagtacacggttgccccatccgcactatcattttctatgtttagtggaacGTGATAGTGgtgtaaaaactctaatttggcattaaaattagaaagatcatatcatagggaacatgtgtactaagtttcaagttgattggacttcaactgcatcaaaaactacctcaaccaaaaaagacgaacgaacggacgaatgggcgcgtacagaccagaaaaatacccataaatggggcataaaaaaaatcgCACATTGgcagcaatatatatatacaagcttCACTCGAGTATGGAGTATACGTTTCTCAACTCTTACGATAGCCAAGAGCTTGAAGCTCCTATTCGGATTTTGAACAACATCACGCcaggtttttgttttttaactatgAAGCAGTTTCATTATTGGtgaatttttatgttttacatatggGAGAAATCGATCCAAAGTGATCCGAAATATTTATCACCGCAAGTGTTCACAAGAATATACACTTAATTCCGCCAAGCTTGggaaaaaacaataaatgaacaatACCTATATCGTTCCATTTTGTGTAAATCAAaattcataggcggatccagtggGGAGGGGAGCTGGGTGACCCACCCTTTTTTTGggaaaatttgattgattatatagggaatcactaaagcaaGGCTGGagcgaccccccccccccccccccataatatCAGTCACATGAAAAgatctggatccgccactggaattAACAAGTGAGGTCGTACTACAAATACTGTCATACGTTGGTTAATcaataacacattttacaaagaCATACTGAAAATAAagttacaaagatttttataacAGACGTAAATGATCATAAATAATTCCTGTTACTTTACCTTTACCTATTCTGTAACTCCCACTTATATCAGGAGAACCACCAATACTCCAGACCGGCGTAAAATCCCTTATAAATTCCATGAATGAATAAGATAACCTTAATGGTGATAATGAATAAGATAACCTTTACGGTGATAATGAATCAGATAACCTTAATGGTGATAATGAATCAGATAACCTTAATGGTGATAATGAATCAGATAACCTTAATGGTGATAATGAATCAGATAACCTTTATGGTGATAATGAATCAGATAACCTTTATGGTGATAATGATTCAGATAACCTTAATGGTGATAACGAATTAGATAACCTTAATGGTGATAATGAATCAGATAACCTTAATGGTGATAATGATTCAGATAACCTTAATGGTGATAATGAATCAGATAACCTTTATGGTGATAATGAATCAGATAACCTTAATGGTGATAACGAATTAGATAACCTTAATGGTGATAATGAATCAGATAACCTTTATGGTGATAATGATTCAGATAACCTTAATGGTGATAACGAATTAGATAATCTTAATGGTGATAATGAAGTTAAGATAGCCTTAATGGTGATAATGAATCAGATAATCTTTATGGTGGTAATGAATTAGCCTTAATGGTGATAATGAATTAGATAACCTAAATGGTGATAATGAATTAGATAACCTAAATGGTGATAATGAATCAGATActgtaaatcaacttattttcgcgagctatttattttcgcgactttcgcgagtagaaaaataacgcgaatataaattgtcgcgaatatgtaaaatttGGATCATTCCTTATAAAACTTCATCAAATAAGACAGAAAATCGCGAATATAAATAACCGCGAAATGGTCTAGAAaaggtaaaacgcgaaataaagtatccgcgaaaataagttggtttacagtaaccTTTATGGTGATAATCAATTAGAAAACCTTAATGGTGATAATGAATTAGATAACCTCAACGGTGATCTGGCgaaataataaaacacaaatgTATAATTTTGATCGTGGAAAAAAATCAAcgttaaataaataaaatcttctATCTATCTACATTTCTACTAGCTGCGGAATCGTAACTCTTACGgtcctttttatttattttttattttgcggATCAAAcatctatggtccgcaaatagtgaAAAAATAACTAAGAACTACAGTTCCGCAGCTAAATTTCTACTTACCTGACTTGCGCAGTCTTTTCATAAACAATTGTTAGTACTGGTTTCCATTTTcgatataaaataataatattttaaaattgtttattaaagtAACTTCCCACAACATATTTTATTAAGTTTCCCGAATATATATATTAACCACGATATCCCTATAATCCGGAACATGGACCCGGAAGTAATCCATGTAAATATTGTCAAGGACGCACCTTCACTTTAATTATTTTCGATTACACttaaaatttgatttgaaattattgATTTGTagttaaagtttattttttttaaagcatgtctcattgacaataataccacatttccttttttatataactgATGAAAGAGGagagaaaagagggacgaaagataccagggggaGAATCAAGCTCATatatggaaaataaactgacaacgccatggcttaaaataaaaaagacaaacagacaaataatagtacagaagacacaacatagaaaattaaaaactaagcaacacgaaccccaccaaaaacttggggtgatctcaggtgctccggaagggtaagcagatcctgctccacatgtggcacccgtccttTTGCTCATGTTATTATTCTCTTTTCTGCCGTTAACTCGAATAATACAGCGCCCTCTTAAGGTAAGTGGCCTCAATTAAGTGACCGTAAGGAATACAAATTATaacaactgaattattcgggttaataaTCAGTTTTCTGATAACT includes:
- the LOC139504423 gene encoding probable cyclin-dependent serine/threonine-protein kinase DDB_G0292550 — its product is MEYTFLNSYDSQELEAPIRILNNITPDNLYGDNESDNLNGDNESDNLNGDNESDNLNGDNESDNLYGDNESDNLYGDNDSDNLNGDNELDNLNGDNESDNLNGDNDSDNLNGDNESDNLYGDNESDNLNGDNELDNLNGDNESDNLYGDNDSDNLNGDNELDNLNGDNEVKIALMVIMNQIIFMVVMN